One window of the Pseudomonas knackmussii B13 genome contains the following:
- a CDS encoding acyloxyacyl hydrolase encodes MKGRWVMTPCSETTDRLAGLRTCNGGGHRGTVIEHGVRILFGTAVGALPAVSAAQARFVDAKMYVQAGATSLQGDATRAMNVGVMVPSGLFKGISRDAGPLTLHWDLWGGHWRSHHADGTTGGYSQLGALMAWRYQPAGPKSPWFFEAGLGGSVLDGLYNSGQRRFSTAFQFTEVLAIGYRFGPEKAYEVSLRVQHFSNAGIKKPNPGENFMSLRFSLPW; translated from the coding sequence ATGAAGGGACGCTGGGTCATGACACCTTGCTCAGAAACCACAGATAGGCTCGCCGGACTGAGGACCTGCAACGGTGGTGGGCATCGCGGCACTGTCATTGAACACGGCGTGCGCATTCTCTTTGGCACGGCCGTAGGTGCTCTGCCGGCTGTTTCTGCGGCCCAGGCTCGCTTTGTCGACGCGAAGATGTATGTGCAGGCTGGAGCGACTTCTTTGCAAGGCGACGCAACACGCGCAATGAACGTGGGCGTGATGGTGCCTTCTGGCCTCTTCAAGGGCATCAGTCGTGATGCGGGTCCGCTGACCCTGCATTGGGATCTATGGGGTGGCCATTGGAGGTCGCACCATGCTGATGGCACAACAGGCGGCTATTCCCAGCTTGGAGCCCTGATGGCTTGGCGCTACCAGCCCGCCGGACCGAAATCTCCTTGGTTCTTTGAGGCAGGCCTGGGAGGGAGCGTCTTGGACGGTCTCTACAACTCAGGGCAGCGTCGATTCAGCACGGCCTTCCAGTTCACGGAAGTGCTGGCAATTGGCTACCGCTTTGGGCCGGAAAAGGCCTACGAGGTTTCCTTGCGTGTACAGCACTTCTCGAATGCCGGCATCAAGAAACCCAATCCGGGTGAGAACTTTATGTCCTTGCGCTTCTCTCTCCCGTGGTGA
- a CDS encoding patatin-like phospholipase family protein codes for MSAEKTALVLSGGGARAAYQVGVLQGLVRLRRERLGDGAPNPFGILCGTSAGAINAAALACRADSFDAGVETIAAVWRNFRADQVYRTDALGIARSGAQWLSAISVGWMLARWRKEGPRSLLDNEPLAELLRHWAPLELLPRMLAERHLHALALGASSYTSGEHLTFFEATGDMTGYERSQRLAVPMRLGLEHLLASAAIPFVFPAQRIEHAEHAGWYGDGSMRQTSPISPAIHLGAQRMLIVGAGRLHEPRGRIVRDGGYPTLAQVGGHVLSNVFLDSLAVDIERMERVNRTLEMMTLGQRLATSLRSVKALVIAPSERIDDIAARHQKYLPRTVRALLRGVGSSSASSDLSGSALASYLLFEAPFTQEVMALGERDTLAQRQAVCDFFGWL; via the coding sequence ATGAGCGCCGAGAAGACGGCGCTCGTTCTGTCCGGTGGCGGTGCACGCGCTGCCTACCAGGTTGGCGTGTTGCAGGGTCTGGTGAGATTGCGCCGCGAACGTCTGGGCGACGGGGCTCCGAACCCATTCGGCATCCTATGCGGTACTTCGGCAGGTGCAATCAATGCCGCCGCTTTAGCCTGCCGGGCAGACTCCTTTGATGCGGGCGTGGAGACAATCGCCGCAGTTTGGCGAAACTTTCGCGCTGATCAGGTGTATCGCACCGATGCGCTTGGTATCGCCCGCAGCGGTGCACAGTGGCTGAGCGCGATTTCGGTAGGCTGGATGTTGGCGCGCTGGCGCAAAGAAGGGCCACGTTCGCTGCTGGACAATGAACCTTTGGCCGAACTGCTGCGACATTGGGCGCCGCTGGAACTGCTACCGCGCATGCTGGCCGAGCGTCATCTGCACGCGCTGGCGCTAGGCGCGTCCAGCTACACCAGCGGCGAACACCTCACCTTCTTTGAGGCCACCGGCGACATGACGGGCTATGAACGCTCGCAGCGGCTGGCCGTACCCATGCGACTGGGGCTGGAGCACCTGCTCGCTTCGGCGGCGATCCCCTTCGTATTTCCAGCACAGCGTATCGAGCATGCGGAGCACGCCGGCTGGTACGGCGACGGCTCGATGCGGCAAACCTCACCGATCTCGCCGGCGATCCATCTCGGTGCGCAGCGTATGCTCATCGTTGGTGCCGGTCGGCTGCATGAACCGCGTGGGCGAATCGTGCGTGATGGCGGTTACCCGACACTGGCTCAAGTTGGTGGGCACGTGCTGTCGAACGTCTTTCTCGATTCGCTCGCGGTGGACATCGAGCGTATGGAGCGCGTCAACCGTACCCTGGAAATGATGACGCTGGGGCAGCGCCTGGCCACCTCACTGCGGTCGGTGAAGGCGCTGGTGATCGCGCCAAGCGAGCGCATTGACGACATCGCGGCTCGGCACCAGAAGTACCTGCCGCGAACGGTGCGCGCGCTGTTGCGCGGCGTGGGTTCGTCCAGCGCGAGCAGTGACCTGAGCGGTTCCGCTCTGGCGAGCTACCTGTTGTTCGAGGCTCCTTTCACCCAGGAGGTAATGGCGCTGGGTGAGCGCGACACGTTGGCACAACGGCAGGCAGTCTGTGATTTCTTCGGGTGGCTTTGA
- a CDS encoding helix-turn-helix domain-containing protein, translated as MQTSSCFTTDGMAMADRLPYWNEVVSSTFIPSSVQPPRAGEFRASLHNERLGEAELTVVRASPQRVARTSALIRLSSDECLMFGFAPKARWKVSQHGRTVQVAPMQFVLYDSNYPFELEFDEDFDLHVLQLPHASLAFAGSRLSDVAGRPFDAVSGAGKLLASLIEEVRSGHTSSGVIARTSLGSVAVHLATSMVSELLELRTDEANERELRLLRVKSYIELNLANPRLDPHAIASANGMSVRTLHGLFSAEELGVSTYVTHRRLLRCKEDLGNAMHSSLSVAGIAMRWGFWNNAYFSRAFKRMFGISPRSYRIGRRP; from the coding sequence ATGCAGACGAGCTCCTGCTTCACCACGGACGGGATGGCGATGGCGGATCGCCTCCCGTACTGGAACGAGGTCGTTTCGAGTACGTTCATCCCGTCGAGCGTGCAGCCTCCCCGTGCAGGCGAGTTCCGAGCAAGCCTGCACAACGAGCGACTGGGCGAGGCGGAGCTTACGGTTGTTCGCGCTTCGCCACAGCGCGTGGCGAGAACCAGCGCACTGATCCGCCTGTCGAGCGATGAATGCCTGATGTTCGGCTTTGCGCCCAAAGCCCGATGGAAAGTCAGCCAGCACGGCCGAACTGTCCAGGTTGCACCGATGCAGTTCGTGCTCTACGACTCGAACTATCCCTTCGAGCTTGAGTTCGACGAGGACTTCGACCTGCATGTGCTGCAGTTGCCGCACGCAAGTCTTGCGTTTGCTGGGAGCAGGCTTTCGGATGTTGCGGGCAGGCCGTTCGACGCAGTGTCAGGCGCGGGTAAGTTGCTGGCGTCCTTGATCGAGGAGGTCCGCAGCGGCCATACGTCTTCCGGAGTGATTGCCAGGACATCGCTTGGCAGCGTCGCAGTCCATCTGGCAACCTCGATGGTTTCCGAGTTGCTCGAGCTTCGAACCGATGAGGCCAACGAGCGCGAACTCCGGCTGCTCAGGGTGAAATCGTACATTGAGTTGAACCTGGCCAACCCGAGGCTCGACCCGCATGCGATTGCATCGGCCAACGGAATGTCGGTACGCACGCTGCATGGGCTCTTCAGCGCCGAGGAACTGGGAGTGTCGACCTACGTCACCCATCGGCGTCTTCTGCGGTGCAAAGAGGACCTCGGCAATGCGATGCACTCGTCGCTGTCCGTGGCCGGGATCGCGATGCGATGGGGTTTCTGGAATAACGCCTACTTCAGCCGCGCATTCAAGCGGATGTTCGGCATTTCGCCGCGCTCATACCGGATTGGTCGGAGACCGTAG
- a CDS encoding PD40 domain-containing protein yields the protein MSILKSRPAAAAFGLVALALTTQAQVHAERIAPNPGSANSVWMVKNAGAPINTEYHDGWATITGDGLTLYFSSNRPGGVAPANAEDGWYMGKDGTPTRYSVYVSHRATRSSPWGDPKLLPRGVNSGYADHSALQSDDGHWLFFASDRPGGCGGLDLYASYRRNIRDDMAWEQPVNLGCENDGGPNSSGIDSCPNYDGKANIYFTSAKDANPVNLDFKVTRFDRLTRKAGAARILPNSIPDMDGHIDPKHRYVWAIYPDGVGGSDIWQFEAGANARDPSQWKKPIKPLPSLINTKYEDQMPAVTGDGEILTFVSDRPGGKGGLDIYEVVRAREDRRTAK from the coding sequence TTGTCTATTCTCAAGTCCCGTCCTGCGGCCGCGGCCTTTGGCCTCGTGGCGCTTGCGCTCACCACTCAAGCACAGGTACATGCCGAGCGCATCGCACCCAATCCAGGTTCCGCCAATAGCGTCTGGATGGTCAAGAACGCCGGCGCACCGATCAACACCGAGTACCACGACGGCTGGGCCACGATCACGGGTGACGGACTGACCTTGTACTTCTCGTCGAATCGGCCAGGCGGCGTGGCGCCCGCGAACGCGGAGGACGGATGGTACATGGGCAAGGACGGCACACCAACGCGCTATAGCGTGTACGTAAGCCACCGCGCAACACGCAGTTCTCCTTGGGGCGATCCGAAGTTGCTGCCCAGGGGCGTGAACAGCGGCTATGCGGATCACAGCGCGCTCCAATCCGATGATGGTCATTGGCTGTTCTTCGCAAGCGATCGGCCCGGGGGGTGCGGTGGACTCGATCTGTATGCCAGCTACCGTAGAAACATCAGAGACGACATGGCATGGGAGCAGCCAGTCAATCTCGGTTGCGAGAACGATGGCGGGCCGAACAGTTCAGGAATCGATTCCTGCCCCAACTACGACGGAAAGGCCAACATCTACTTCACTTCTGCGAAGGATGCGAACCCGGTCAATCTCGATTTCAAGGTCACCCGCTTCGACCGACTCACCCGCAAGGCAGGCGCTGCGAGAATCCTGCCGAACAGCATCCCGGACATGGATGGTCACATTGACCCCAAGCATCGCTATGTGTGGGCGATCTACCCGGACGGCGTTGGCGGCAGCGACATCTGGCAATTTGAGGCTGGTGCGAATGCCAGGGACCCGTCGCAATGGAAGAAGCCTATCAAGCCTCTGCCCTCGCTGATCAACACCAAGTATGAAGATCAAATGCCAGCAGTCACTGGGGACGGCGAGATTCTGACTTTCGTGTCTGATCGTCCTGGTGGCAAGGGCGGCCTGGACATCTATGAAGTCGTTCGCGCGCGCGAAGACCGCAGAACGGCAAAATAA
- a CDS encoding carbon-nitrogen hydrolase family protein, which translates to MTTSEIAKYKVAAVQAAPEFLNLDKGVEKAVRLIEEAAKNGAKLIAFPEVWLPGYPWWIWLDSPAWGMQFVQRHFENALLVGSPQWERLCAAAAEHRIFVVLGFCERQDGTLYIAQAIIDDEGRVVSTRRKLKPTHAERTVYGEGDGSHLSVHQTSIGRIGALSCAEHIQPLSKYAMYSQNEQIHVAAWPSFSVYRGAAFQLSPEANLAASQVYALEGGCYVLAPCALVSKEMLEMLADTPQKRQLLLEGGGFAQIFGPDAKPLCEPFPETQEGLLYADVDLGFIGVAKAAYDPTGHYSRPDVVRLLWNSKPATRVHSFQADPTEYNTQGE; encoded by the coding sequence ATGACAACTTCTGAAATTGCCAAGTACAAGGTCGCCGCCGTTCAGGCGGCCCCAGAGTTTCTTAATTTGGACAAGGGCGTCGAGAAGGCGGTCCGCCTTATTGAAGAAGCCGCGAAAAACGGCGCCAAGCTGATTGCGTTTCCCGAGGTCTGGCTTCCGGGGTACCCGTGGTGGATCTGGCTCGACTCGCCTGCATGGGGCATGCAGTTTGTCCAGAGGCATTTCGAGAATGCCCTGTTGGTGGGAAGTCCGCAGTGGGAACGCCTATGCGCTGCTGCTGCCGAGCACAGGATATTCGTTGTCCTCGGGTTCTGCGAGCGTCAGGACGGTACGCTGTACATTGCTCAAGCCATCATCGACGATGAAGGGCGAGTCGTGAGCACCCGTCGAAAGCTCAAGCCAACGCATGCCGAAAGGACTGTCTACGGCGAGGGCGATGGAAGCCATCTTTCGGTGCATCAAACGAGCATCGGCCGCATTGGCGCACTGTCTTGCGCCGAGCACATTCAACCGCTCAGCAAGTACGCCATGTATTCGCAGAATGAGCAGATCCATGTGGCGGCTTGGCCGAGCTTTTCAGTCTACAGAGGGGCAGCCTTTCAGCTGAGCCCGGAAGCCAATCTGGCTGCAAGCCAAGTGTATGCGCTCGAGGGCGGCTGCTATGTGCTGGCTCCTTGCGCGTTGGTGTCCAAGGAAATGCTGGAGATGCTGGCTGACACGCCGCAGAAACGGCAGCTGCTGCTTGAAGGTGGGGGATTCGCGCAGATCTTCGGTCCGGACGCCAAGCCGCTGTGCGAGCCGTTTCCGGAGACGCAAGAGGGCTTGCTCTACGCCGATGTAGATCTTGGCTTCATCGGCGTGGCCAAGGCGGCATATGACCCCACCGGACACTATTCCCGCCCCGATGTCGTTCGGCTGCTGTGGAATTCGAAGCCGGCGACCCGCGTTCACAGCTTCCAGGCCGACCCCACCGAATACAACACCCAAGGCGAATGA
- a CDS encoding MarR family winged helix-turn-helix transcriptional regulator: MSQRAAQERADRPHDRRVIEIVLTERGNKAIDELKSHWRSALAELTEALKQSEIHALLRLPQLCNQDALQLDLDSKPLSLTEPRP; the protein is encoded by the coding sequence ATGAGCCAGAGAGCGGCGCAAGAGCGCGCCGATCGCCCGCACGATCGAAGAGTGATCGAAATTGTTCTGACTGAGCGCGGAAACAAGGCGATAGACGAGTTGAAGTCTCATTGGCGCTCCGCGCTTGCGGAATTGACGGAGGCGCTCAAACAAAGCGAGATACATGCCTTATTGCGCCTGCCGCAATTGTGCAATCAGGACGCGCTTCAACTTGACCTCGATAGCAAACCGTTGTCCCTCACAGAACCACGGCCGTGA
- a CDS encoding class I adenylate-forming enzyme family protein has product MKIEPGLAIATAATQYAERTALVTDDGQETYFELNRQANKAGSAIADRLKIPRGSAIGVLSYNRREIVHCWLGFDKFGFPRVALHAHLPIQTHIATLRAAKARVLVFDVRFAQAIAEHLDALKALHLVGIGAEHEVPGWATPFATLLDQASDEEPHFEVDDDAPYYLQPTSGTTGMPKLWEMSHRAWLAMVSQNLEHLDSFGPNAGSLSKDDVCLHFHSLQWCSGAHNLYPHLVRGARNVILDDERFDPGRVVDAIVRHGVTNAFVPGPLLPQLLDEIESRGGIEHCLRRLIVFFATPELLQRTSRLLGDVWCHAYGVTEMGGVATRLLWSDVEDDERRWGSIGRPASFLFQLDVVNDLGERQAPGEVGEIRARSPMSRGRYVDRLDLSALDANDWFKPRDLAYMDECGFAYYVDRCTDVININGRTVYPHTVEEQILAHPSVRQCGVVAVRIGGVDRLVAGVALRPGAESGDAMAAEIRLAGCKRLKPHETLHAVFILDELPTVLSGAKVRRADLQAQLTARHAG; this is encoded by the coding sequence ATGAAGATCGAGCCGGGACTGGCCATCGCGACTGCGGCAACGCAGTATGCCGAACGCACCGCACTGGTGACGGACGACGGACAGGAAACATACTTTGAACTCAACAGGCAGGCGAACAAGGCTGGTTCCGCAATCGCTGATCGACTAAAAATCCCGCGGGGCAGCGCCATCGGGGTTTTGTCGTACAACCGAAGGGAAATTGTTCACTGCTGGCTCGGTTTCGACAAGTTCGGATTTCCTCGCGTCGCCTTGCATGCGCATCTCCCGATCCAGACTCACATCGCGACTTTACGTGCCGCGAAGGCGCGGGTTCTGGTGTTCGATGTGCGGTTCGCGCAGGCGATCGCCGAGCATCTCGACGCGCTCAAGGCCCTCCATCTGGTCGGCATCGGTGCAGAACACGAGGTGCCTGGATGGGCGACTCCCTTTGCCACTCTGCTAGATCAAGCGAGTGACGAGGAGCCGCACTTCGAGGTGGACGATGACGCTCCCTACTATCTTCAGCCGACGAGCGGCACTACTGGCATGCCCAAGCTCTGGGAAATGTCCCACCGCGCATGGCTGGCGATGGTCTCGCAGAATCTGGAGCACCTGGACTCCTTTGGTCCCAACGCGGGCTCTCTCTCCAAGGACGACGTGTGCCTGCATTTCCATTCTCTGCAATGGTGCAGCGGTGCACACAATCTCTACCCGCACCTCGTCCGGGGAGCCCGGAACGTGATACTGGACGACGAGCGGTTCGATCCAGGGAGGGTGGTCGATGCAATCGTGCGACACGGGGTCACCAATGCCTTCGTGCCAGGCCCCCTGCTACCTCAGCTCCTCGACGAAATCGAATCGCGCGGCGGCATCGAGCACTGCCTGCGCAGGCTGATCGTCTTCTTTGCCACGCCCGAGCTGCTGCAACGGACCAGCCGGTTGCTGGGCGACGTGTGGTGCCATGCGTACGGTGTCACTGAGATGGGAGGCGTCGCGACGCGGTTGCTGTGGAGCGATGTAGAGGACGATGAACGCCGCTGGGGAAGCATCGGCCGACCCGCGTCGTTCCTATTTCAGCTGGACGTCGTCAATGATCTCGGCGAACGGCAGGCGCCGGGCGAAGTTGGCGAGATCCGCGCACGCAGTCCAATGTCTCGCGGTCGTTACGTAGACCGGCTGGATCTTTCAGCACTCGACGCCAATGACTGGTTCAAACCCCGCGATTTGGCCTACATGGACGAGTGTGGTTTCGCCTACTACGTCGATCGCTGCACCGACGTCATCAACATCAACGGCCGCACCGTCTACCCACATACGGTCGAAGAACAGATCCTTGCGCACCCGAGCGTGCGGCAGTGCGGCGTCGTCGCGGTGCGCATCGGCGGGGTGGATCGCCTGGTGGCGGGCGTCGCGCTGCGTCCCGGCGCCGAATCCGGCGACGCCATGGCAGCCGAAATCCGTCTTGCCGGTTGTAAGAGACTAAAGCCCCACGAGACACTGCACGCCGTGTTCATCCTGGACGAGCTGCCGACCGTGCTCTCCGGCGCGAAGGTTAGACGCGCCGACCTGCAGGCGCAGCTCACGGCACGGCATGCGGGTTGA
- a CDS encoding class I adenylate-forming enzyme family protein, whose translation MQLIAGQLTHHGLMRAGHQRILSRVDGSGKTGFELAAVVAALAGNLAERGLRRKRIGLWYSNSIAAVEAFLAVEWLGAVRVAADPALAVDEARKLFLAAGVDRIVADPEHADLLGGDALVHSDATPLEGTALSPGEWVRDEPAVVYPRQITNGELVAVTMSYRNWAASLTTSMRLFMTGAYGAPVSGDDHFLTTQQIIHGTCQIGTFPFIAMGLPQVVLPRFDVATVLRAISDHKVTSVVLISEMVKRISAAEGVDMYPLHRLRRVVYGGAPLGVDELQIAIDAFGPSLHQIYGRMEAGWPLSILRGDELCHDGRLREDRMNSCGRPIAGIEVTVGGHHDGPAEGELCVRADTVVKEFADNDGWCHTGDIVRRDGDGFLFHLGRSDRQINCAGYHIYPEEIEEALMAIPGIRQARVTGEDMPPWGITLVAELVTEDSQASDEEWTQRIRAELGMRLAKFKVPRVVRVLSA comes from the coding sequence ATGCAGCTGATCGCAGGACAGCTCACCCACCATGGATTGATGCGCGCAGGCCACCAGCGCATCCTCTCTAGAGTTGATGGCAGCGGAAAGACGGGTTTCGAACTGGCTGCGGTCGTGGCTGCATTGGCTGGCAATCTGGCAGAGCGTGGCCTGCGCCGGAAGCGCATCGGCCTTTGGTATTCGAACAGCATCGCTGCCGTCGAAGCATTTCTCGCCGTGGAGTGGCTGGGGGCGGTCCGCGTAGCCGCCGATCCCGCCCTAGCGGTGGACGAAGCGCGCAAGCTCTTTCTGGCGGCAGGGGTCGACCGCATCGTCGCCGATCCGGAGCACGCAGATCTGCTCGGAGGCGATGCGCTGGTGCACAGCGACGCAACGCCACTGGAGGGGACGGCTCTCTCGCCCGGTGAGTGGGTTCGCGACGAACCTGCCGTCGTCTACCCAAGGCAGATCACAAACGGCGAGCTGGTGGCTGTCACGATGTCGTACCGGAACTGGGCTGCATCGCTGACGACGAGCATGCGTCTATTCATGACGGGCGCATACGGCGCTCCCGTTAGCGGCGACGACCACTTTCTTACGACCCAGCAGATCATTCATGGGACTTGTCAGATCGGGACATTTCCTTTCATCGCCATGGGCCTGCCGCAAGTCGTACTCCCTCGCTTCGATGTCGCCACCGTCTTGCGGGCGATCTCGGATCACAAAGTGACTTCCGTGGTGTTGATCTCAGAAATGGTCAAGCGGATCAGTGCCGCTGAAGGCGTGGACATGTACCCGCTGCACCGTCTTCGTCGGGTCGTCTATGGCGGTGCACCTCTGGGCGTCGATGAGTTGCAGATAGCGATCGATGCGTTCGGGCCTTCGCTGCACCAGATCTATGGTCGCATGGAAGCAGGCTGGCCCTTGTCGATCCTGCGTGGGGACGAGCTTTGCCACGACGGCAGATTGCGCGAAGACCGAATGAACAGCTGCGGACGCCCGATCGCCGGCATCGAAGTCACCGTCGGCGGACATCATGACGGCCCAGCCGAAGGGGAACTGTGCGTTCGTGCCGATACCGTCGTCAAGGAGTTCGCCGACAACGACGGCTGGTGCCACACAGGCGACATCGTCCGTCGAGACGGCGACGGGTTCCTGTTCCATTTGGGACGATCTGATCGCCAGATCAATTGCGCTGGATACCACATCTATCCCGAGGAGATCGAAGAGGCTCTCATGGCAATTCCCGGGATTCGTCAGGCACGCGTTACAGGCGAGGACATGCCACCTTGGGGCATCACGCTGGTTGCTGAACTGGTGACCGAGGACTCGCAAGCCTCCGACGAGGAATGGACGCAGCGCATTCGCGCCGAACTCGGGATGCGCCTTGCCAAATTCAAGGTCCCCCGCGTTGTTCGAGTGCTCTCCGCCTGA
- a CDS encoding DUF3861 domain-containing protein codes for MRQYRYRVTVEQLTDSHGIPSDRKPLQFEAGNHDDIISVVTWLRSRGDFSSQDDAAAFAVGLKLFAWAILANKDNPLLSSFLPHLYQFVKELKAGSKTDR; via the coding sequence ATGAGGCAATACCGATATCGCGTAACTGTGGAGCAGTTGACTGATTCGCATGGCATCCCCAGCGATCGCAAGCCTCTGCAATTTGAGGCCGGAAATCATGACGACATCATCTCCGTCGTGACATGGCTTCGCAGCAGAGGTGACTTCAGTAGCCAAGATGACGCGGCGGCATTTGCGGTCGGGTTGAAGCTGTTTGCCTGGGCGATCCTGGCAAACAAGGATAACCCGCTTCTGTCTTCGTTCCTGCCGCATCTATATCAGTTCGTGAAGGAGCTAAAGGCTGGGTCGAAGACGGACCGATGA